A genomic stretch from Hemicordylus capensis ecotype Gifberg chromosome 1, rHemCap1.1.pri, whole genome shotgun sequence includes:
- the CFLAR gene encoding CASP8 and FADD-like apoptosis regulator isoform X2 has translation MMWLSCLENKNNLKGQWPAVTVRKVPAAILHQIEQELDMDEKETMVFLCRDLVPDLSAPDVRKIFVALNEREELTDTSLAELLYRLKRFDLLRKFLGIGRAAVEASLSRCPQMVSNYRVLLTEINEDLDKDDLDALVFLLMGDREMSYAKMAKDKNFLAIITDLEKLDLVSPDQLDFLENCLRNIHRKDLAKKIQKYQREAPVHTIGTPALYANALQVLPKLTLVDPPGIVSKGRLLNGPYATNAEQVQISIPETGRALAQKSLQVSDQYRMQSRPVGICLIIDCIGNDTGTLVDTFNTLHFEVHCRPFLNADSMMHELYTVAGLNEHKDYDCFVCILISRGDHQSIFCTDHVVPGFPLENVKRFFTGDTCPGLLGKPKLFFIQNYVESGNQQENASLLEADGNLCTIPQVADILWSQAMLDASTLDRSPDASSYYLSALTELLIDPHKRGLPLLDVLVELNNRIYEWNRTNTTKQYKLLLKHTLRKKLFLSPR, from the exons ATGATGTGGCTTTCCTGTTTAGagaacaaaaataatttaaaaggacAGTGGCCTGCAGTGACTGTTCGCAAAGTGCCAGCTGCCATCCTTCACCAGATTGAGCAGGAATTAGACATGGATGAAAAGGAAACCATGGTCTTCTTGTGCCGAGATCTTGTTCCTGACCTATCTGCACCAGATGTTAGGAAGATCTTCGTGGCTTTGAACGAGAGGGAGGAACTGACAGACACCAGCTTGGCCGAGCTGTTATACAGACTAAAAAGATTTGACTTGCTAAGAAAGTTTCTGGGGATTGGGAGAGCTGCCGTAGAAGCCAGTTTGTCCAGGTGCCCTCAGATGGTATCAAATTACAG AGTGCTGCTGACAGAAATCAATGAGGATCTGGATAAAGATGACCTGGATGCTCTTGTTTTCCTTCTGATGGGTGACCGTGAAATGTCCTATGCGAAGATGGCAAAAGACAAG aatttcctggcaattataACGGATCTTGAGAAGTTAGACCTGGTATCACCAGATCAGCTGGATTTTTTAGAAAATTGCTTGCGGAACATTCACAGGAAAGACTTGGCAAAGAAAATCCAAAAATACCAACGAGAAG CTCCAGTGCACACCATTGGCACTCCGGCTCTTTATGCAAATGCACTCCAAGTGCTTCCTAAGCTGACTCTAGTGGACCCTCCAGGG atTGTGAGCAAAGGGAGACTGCTGAATGGACCATATGCTACCAATG CAGAACAAGTCCAGATATCCATACCTGAAACAGGAAGAGCCCTAGCTCAG AAATCTTTGCAGGTTTCTGATCAGTACAGGATGCAGAGCCGGCCTGTAGGAATATGCCTGATTATAGACTGCATTGGCAATGATACAG GCACGCTGGTAGACACCTTTAATACGCTGCATTTTGAAGTTCATTGTCGGCCATTCCTCAATGCAGATTCAATGATGCATGAGTTGTATACAGTAGCAGGACTGAATGAACATAAAGACTATGACTGCTTTGTTTGTATACTGATCAGCCGAGGGGATCATCAGAGCATCTTCTGCACAGACCACGTCGTTCCTGGATTTCCTCTGGAGAATGTTAAGAGGTTTTTTACTGGTGACACATGTCCTGGTCTCTTAGGAAAACCAAAGCTCTTCTTCATCCAAAATTATGTTGAGTCAGGAAATCAGCAAGAGAACGCCAGCCTGTTAGAGGCAGATGGAAATCTGTGTACTATCCCCCAAGTAGCGGACATTCTCTGGAGCCAGGCTATGTTGGATGCATCGACTCTTGACAGATCACCAGACGCATCCTCCTACTATCTGTCCGCTCTAACAGAGCTCTTGATTGATCCACACAAAAG
- the CFLAR gene encoding CASP8 and FADD-like apoptosis regulator isoform X1, with protein MMWLSCLENKNNLKGQWPAVTVRKVPAAILHQIEQELDMDEKETMVFLCRDLVPDLSAPDVRKIFVALNEREELTDTSLAELLYRLKRFDLLRKFLGIGRAAVEASLSRCPQMVSNYRVLLTEINEDLDKDDLDALVFLLMGDREMSYAKMAKDKNFLAIITDLEKLDLVSPDQLDFLENCLRNIHRKDLAKKIQKYQREAPVHTIGTPALYANALQVLPKLTLVDPPGIVSKGRLLNGPYATNAAEQVQISIPETGRALAQKSLQVSDQYRMQSRPVGICLIIDCIGNDTGTLVDTFNTLHFEVHCRPFLNADSMMHELYTVAGLNEHKDYDCFVCILISRGDHQSIFCTDHVVPGFPLENVKRFFTGDTCPGLLGKPKLFFIQNYVESGNQQENASLLEADGNLCTIPQVADILWSQAMLDASTLDRSPDASSYYLSALTELLIDPHKRGLPLLDVLVELNNRIYEWNRTNTTKQYKLLLKHTLRKKLFLSPR; from the exons ATGATGTGGCTTTCCTGTTTAGagaacaaaaataatttaaaaggacAGTGGCCTGCAGTGACTGTTCGCAAAGTGCCAGCTGCCATCCTTCACCAGATTGAGCAGGAATTAGACATGGATGAAAAGGAAACCATGGTCTTCTTGTGCCGAGATCTTGTTCCTGACCTATCTGCACCAGATGTTAGGAAGATCTTCGTGGCTTTGAACGAGAGGGAGGAACTGACAGACACCAGCTTGGCCGAGCTGTTATACAGACTAAAAAGATTTGACTTGCTAAGAAAGTTTCTGGGGATTGGGAGAGCTGCCGTAGAAGCCAGTTTGTCCAGGTGCCCTCAGATGGTATCAAATTACAG AGTGCTGCTGACAGAAATCAATGAGGATCTGGATAAAGATGACCTGGATGCTCTTGTTTTCCTTCTGATGGGTGACCGTGAAATGTCCTATGCGAAGATGGCAAAAGACAAG aatttcctggcaattataACGGATCTTGAGAAGTTAGACCTGGTATCACCAGATCAGCTGGATTTTTTAGAAAATTGCTTGCGGAACATTCACAGGAAAGACTTGGCAAAGAAAATCCAAAAATACCAACGAGAAG CTCCAGTGCACACCATTGGCACTCCGGCTCTTTATGCAAATGCACTCCAAGTGCTTCCTAAGCTGACTCTAGTGGACCCTCCAGGG atTGTGAGCAAAGGGAGACTGCTGAATGGACCATATGCTACCAATG CAGCAGAACAAGTCCAGATATCCATACCTGAAACAGGAAGAGCCCTAGCTCAG AAATCTTTGCAGGTTTCTGATCAGTACAGGATGCAGAGCCGGCCTGTAGGAATATGCCTGATTATAGACTGCATTGGCAATGATACAG GCACGCTGGTAGACACCTTTAATACGCTGCATTTTGAAGTTCATTGTCGGCCATTCCTCAATGCAGATTCAATGATGCATGAGTTGTATACAGTAGCAGGACTGAATGAACATAAAGACTATGACTGCTTTGTTTGTATACTGATCAGCCGAGGGGATCATCAGAGCATCTTCTGCACAGACCACGTCGTTCCTGGATTTCCTCTGGAGAATGTTAAGAGGTTTTTTACTGGTGACACATGTCCTGGTCTCTTAGGAAAACCAAAGCTCTTCTTCATCCAAAATTATGTTGAGTCAGGAAATCAGCAAGAGAACGCCAGCCTGTTAGAGGCAGATGGAAATCTGTGTACTATCCCCCAAGTAGCGGACATTCTCTGGAGCCAGGCTATGTTGGATGCATCGACTCTTGACAGATCACCAGACGCATCCTCCTACTATCTGTCCGCTCTAACAGAGCTCTTGATTGATCCACACAAAAG